A window of the Cicer arietinum cultivar CDC Frontier isolate Library 1 chromosome 6, Cicar.CDCFrontier_v2.0, whole genome shotgun sequence genome harbors these coding sequences:
- the LOC101503830 gene encoding probable beta-1,3-galactosyltransferase 2, whose amino-acid sequence MTWKSRGEFSSSRNFISQKWTLFLCLGSFCAGMLFTNRIWSIPEQNGLARPTASETGKFNVVSEGCNTRILQEMEMRRETRDMYGEDFKGHNSIQALDKTISNLEMDLAAARSVQESMRSGAPVSEDIRMTESSGKRKYLMVVGINTAFSSRKRRDSVRATWMPQGDKRKKLEEEKGIVMRFVIGHSATSGGILDRAIEAEDRKHGDFLRLNHVEGYLELSAKTKTYFATAVSLWDADFYVKVDDDVHVNIATLGETLVRHRSKQRIYIGCMKSGPVLSQKGVRYHEPEHWKFGESGNKYFRHATGQLYAISNDLATYISTNQNVLHKYANEDVSIGAWFIGLDVEHIDDRRICCGTPPDCEWKAQAGNICVASFDWSCSGICRSAERIKEVHKRCGEGENALWSASF is encoded by the exons aTGACGTGGAAAAGTAGAGGAGAGTTTTCTTCTAGTAGAAATTTTATATCACAGAAATGGACACTTTTTCTTTGTCTAGGAAGTTTCTGTGCTGGGATGCTCTTCACTAACAG GATATGGAGTATCCCTGAACAAAATGGACTTGCAAGACCAACAGCTTCAGAAACTGGTAAATTCAATGTAGTTTCCGAGGGTTGTAATACGAGAATT TTGCAAGAGATGGAAATGAGGCGCGAAACTAGAGATATGTATGGTGAAGATTTCAAGGGTCATAATTCCATACA AGCTCTGGACAAGACTATTTCGAATTTAGAGATGGACTTGGCTGCTGCGAGGTCTGTTCAAGAGTCTATGCGAAGCGGTGCTCCTGTTTCAGAAGATATAAGGATGACTGAGTCGTCGGGTAAGAGAAAGTACCTTATGGTCGTAGGTATTAATACTGCATTTAGCAGCAGGAAAAGAAGGGACTCAGTTCGGGCTACCTGGATGCCACAAG GTGACAAAAGAAAGAAGCTAGAGGAAGAGAAAGGCATTGTCATGCGCTTTGTAATTGGACACAG TGCTACATCAGGAGGTATCCTAGACAGAGCTATTGAAGCAGAGGACAGAAAGCATGGAGATTTCTTGAGGCTG AACCATGTTGAAGGATACCTTGAATTGTCAGCAAAGACAAAGACATACTTTGCCACTGCTGTGAGCTTATGGGATGCTGACTTCTATGTCAAAGTTGATGACGATGTTCATGTAAATATAG CAACATTGGGAGAAACTCTAGTTAGACACCGATCGAAACAACGGATATACATTGGATGCATGAAATCTGGACCTGTCCTGTCTCAAAA AGGGGTAAGGTACCATGAACCGGAACATTGGAAGTTTGGTGAGTCCGGAAACAAGTACTTCCGTCATGCCACAGGGCAGTTGTATGCTATTTCAAACGATTTGGCAACATACATATCTACAAACCA GAATGTTCTTCATAAGTATGCGAATGAGGATGTGTCAATAGGAGCTTGGTTTATTGGACTTGACGTAGAGCATATTGACGATCGAAGAATTTGCTGTGGCACTCCTCCAG ATTGTGAATGGAAGGCGCAAGCAGGCAACATTTGTGTTGCTTCATTTGATTGGAGCTGCAGTGGTATTTGTAGGTCTGCAGAAAGGATTAAAGAGGTACATAAAAGGTGTGGAGAAGGTGAAAATGCTTTGTGGAGTGCCTCTTTCTAG